In bacterium, one DNA window encodes the following:
- a CDS encoding YerC/YecD family TrpR-related protein, whose product MNPKLREPHTDALFQAVLQLRTVDECYRFFEDLCTIGEMKALAQRFAVARMLAEGRTYQQIAARTGASSATISRVRRFLTYGADGYALVLARLRRSRSAHDGA is encoded by the coding sequence ATGAATCCGAAGCTGCGGGAGCCCCATACGGACGCGCTCTTTCAGGCGGTGCTGCAGCTGCGCACCGTCGACGAGTGCTACCGGTTTTTCGAGGATCTCTGTACGATCGGCGAGATGAAGGCCCTCGCGCAGCGCTTCGCCGTGGCGCGGATGCTGGCCGAAGGACGGACCTACCAGCAGATCGCCGCGCGCACCGGCGCCTCCTCGGCAACGATCAGCCGCGTCCGCCGGTTCCTGACGTACGGCGCGGACGGGTACGCGCTGGTGCTCGCGCGGCTGCGGCGGAGCCGGAGCGCCCATGACGGCGCGTAG